The nucleotide sequence ACAACAATTACAAGAAGTGACGACAACAAACAGAACAAATAGATATGTTTTTTCTCTGAGTAACAAAGACACGATCATTCACGTGACATACAAAAGGTTAGTCAAATGAGATAGAAAACAAACGGATTAAAAGTCAACGCTAGAGAACAATAGTAAAAAAGTCAAAAATCCAGAATCACTCATATTGGATATTTCTTTCCTCATTCTTTTCATCCTCCACCCATTTGCAAAACCAATTAATTTCTGAAGTCCCAATTCACCATTTTGCAAAATCTTTGAAACACACAATTCATGGGACAATCAAATTCAAGAACATGGAACTATTTAAAAAAGCGAAAACCATCCGTCTTCGAAGCATAAAAGACAAATATATGATCGCGGATGATGACGAGCAAACGGTTTCTCAAGATCGTGATGGGTCAATAGAAAAAGCCGAATGGGAGGTCTTCCCAACCGGAGAAAAATACATACGTTTTAAAAGTTGTTATGGAAAATACCTAATGGCGTCAAACACCCCATTTCTTCAAGGGGTGAAGGGTAAAAGAGTCATTCAAACTGAATTGAAGCCGGATTTGGATGGAAGtgtgaattgggagccattacgGGACGGTTTTCAGGTTCGACTTAAAACGCACACGGGTACTTTTTTACGCCCAATTGGCGGGTTGCCTCCTTGGAGGAATAATATCACGCATGACAATCCGCATAGACCAAAGACAAAAGAAAAGATTTTGTGGGATATTGAAATTGTAGAACATCTCCCGTCTTATCGAAAAACAAACTCGGATTCACAACTTTATAGTATGCTAGATCCTAAATGATTGTAGGGGTTATGGTTTTGTGAAGTCATCTTTATAATGCAAATTCATATTGAAATATTGTGTTTTTAGAATAGAATGGTACTTTAATGTTCATTTTAATAGGTAATTTGGTTATTTAAAGGCTTATATATCAACTTTACATGTTGGTAATAATAAATTGAAGGCCAACTCAAACAATTATTGAAATGAAAGGCTTATATATCAACCTTACATGTTGGTAATTATAAATTGAAGGCCAACCCAAACAATTATTGAAATGAATATTTAATATCACAGTTGATTTTCTGTCCGCGCGTTGTGACGGGGACCCAATaactgcaaaacgcgtgtcagcaacggtaagcagataccgaatatcaaaacataaataaaaatgacgcGGTATGTATagtcactccgtcctaaaaaaaCAATTTTAGATAACCTAATCTATAATCTATAATTCATTCATATATGATAAATGAAGAAGTGAATGAACAGTGTTTGTAAGCGTGTCCTTTTCTAAATCACTATACGTGTCTTTCTAGATATTTAAAAGTTTGGGTGGTTGTTTACTACTCCAGACCAAAAATGCAATTTAGGAGAATCAAAAGAGAGAGGAAGAGAGTGGCTGACGGAGAATGTTTAAACGGCTCCGCCGCCTCCGCCGTGTTATACCGTCTGACCAGTCAGTCGTCGGTCGTTTAATAGGTGGATGGTGGTGATGTTCGTCGATCTTTGTTGCGGCGGTCTCCATTTCTTTCGATCTGTTTTTTATAGGACCCGAAAGATTCGTCATCGGAAACCCTTAGCGGCTGTGCATGGCGGTGTGGTCGCCGATATGTGTTCTGGTTGGTCTATGTGGGTATTCACATGTTGCATTCAGCGATCACCAGTTATTGGCCTCTGATTTGGTTATCAGAAGCTTTAGGGTTTTCAGATGCGGAGGTGACCGGTAATCTGCCGCCGTCTCAGGTCTGTTCTTCAAGCCGACGGTAGTCGGCGATGGTTTTACCATCGTCGGTGGTAACCGGTTATCTAATTGTCTTTTGGGTCATTAGGGCTGTGATGATGACTGACAGTCATCTGAGCCTCCATTATGGGTTTGAGGCCTCCCATTGTTAAATATTACTTAGTACACATCATAAATCACAGTCTAAGGTGCAAGATTTGAGAATGTGGAACTGATATTGTACAAAGGTTTTTATATTCTTGATTGGATTTGGTGTTTTGCAAGATATGTATGAATTTGATGAGAAAGATTTTCATTACAATACAGGTGTTTGTTTTCGTGGTTTGCTCTGATTGACCTATTTGGGCGGTCATCCCCTTTTAAGACGTGTGTCTTCCATCCTCACACCTTTGTTCCGATCGACCTATTTGAGGTGCGGTGGGTGTTGCCGACCACTGGTCTTCCTCCAGTTGTTGACAGTGGATGGTGATGTTGGTCACGGAACTGTAGAAGTCTGTGTTCATTATATCATGTTGTGGGTCATTTGCTAGCACCTTAAAATGTCACATGAATTGTGGTCTGGTCGCCAACCACCGCTCCTGGTGGCGGACGGTGATGATTGTGTTGGGTGTGTATATCATTCAAGTTGTTTTTCCACTTTGTCATTAATTTTCTTATGGGTTCTGGTTTCTTGGCTGTGATCTTTTTGTGAGCCTACTATACCGACATGATTATACTATATGTTTATTGAATAGTAAAAAAGGGCATCTTATTTTTAGGGCTTTTGGTTGCTTGGTTGTGACCTATATGTGAGCCTACTGGTATTTTGCTACAGTTTTGTTGGTTGGCTGTGGTAATGGGTTCTGCCGCTAGGCTATGATGATCTCAAAAGTCTTTTTGGGTGATGATGGTGTGGCAAGGATGGTGGATGGTAGGTTATGACCTGCAACCCACCTTGCAACCATGATTTCTGGTAGATCTGAGCCACGTAGTTTTGCTGTACCTTTTTTTAAACATGCTTCAACATGTGTATTGATCATATTTCTAAAAGGAGAGGGTACAAGTGAAGTGGCTATAACCACATTGAAGGACTGTGGGCAAAGAAGCCGGTTAATATGTATTATTTTAAaagtttaatttttattaataggATGTTAAAAGTTCTGTTCATGATTGTTGAAAAAATGTTTTTTGTGAAGTTTGTTTGGATGGAAGTCCACCTGCATAACAGCTTGATGCAGGTTTTGGAGATGATGTCAACAACGGGTTGGTTCACATACAGGTTGGAATACATGTGTGTGGAAGAAGTGTTTCTAGATTGGGGTCTGTTTTCAAAGTGAGATTAGGTAGGTAGTTCACCGATTGATATAACGGCCATGAGGGAGAGGTAGGGGTGTCGAAAGCGGACATCAGGGAGGGTTAATTGCAAATTTGCAATGGACCTCAGAAGTCCACTGGATGAGACGGTGGGCATGCTAGAAGTCTGCTGATGTTGACGGTGGGCTTCAGTTCTGGACTTTTTTGATGCAGTCGATCACAGGGAAGTGATGTTGATGAAAGACTCAATTCCGCTGCTAATCCATGTGGACTACGAAAGTCCATGGAAcagatatatttatatataacatTTATTGAAACATGTATCTTTATTTTAATGGGTTCTATTGATAAACATTACACTACTCAAACAAATCTTGAATTATCACAAACTGGAGGGTATTCCAAGACTAAAAATTTGACATGGGTGGATGGTTTTGGTTGGTTATATGGCACGAATGGTTTTTTTTTAACACAGATGTTTTTTTTATAGTAtagattttgtttttgtttgttttatgtttGGTTTAGGGCTTATCATAAAATGGTAATTATTTTGCATAAAATGGAATAcaaagatatagagatttggacaCGGTAATTATTTTGACCACTTGTGTGCCGCAAAGCGCGCGCTAGGTTTAAATCCTAGtatattaaaaaggagaagtgacgTACAAGATAGTAATTTTGTCATACGTATCAATTTTAAAGCAATATGTACAAGGTGGTTAAAGCCATGAAAATTGTAATTTCCACTAAGTTTAAGACGCCTAAAAGGGTAATTGTGGGATTTCAGCATGAAATTCTAGAAAACCCAACCAGCTCCCGGTAAATGAATCGTCTGGCGTTCAATTCGTCTTTTCAATGGAAACATAACAGCATTTTATAGCTCAGGAGATGAGGGTTATGGGAGATACATGGAGATAGCACTCAAGAGACGATACTCATCCTAGGGCCACCATAGCCGCAGGCTTCACTTCcgtttaattttcattttttcaatCTCTACATCCCATCTTACTCTATGTATCTATTTTTAACCTAATCAATCTTTGTTCTTTTTCTATTTGTATGGGTTCAAGGACAATTGTGCTAACTCAGGGTGTTCAGATCTAGGGTTCTGACAAAATGGAGATGGTTACGGGTTCCGGTGGCGAGTGTGTTAAGATTAGACAACTATCAGAGGAGGATCGACCTTCCAACCATGCTACGGCAAAGATTCCGGCAACTACGGTAAGGTTCTGACGAGTCTGATCTCCCTCTACATGTTCTTACTAATACAAGCTCTGTCGAATTTATATAAACATTTATGGTTTTGTGGAATGATGAGATCACAGCGATGGTGGCTAAAACGATGTTCGACGCTTATTATTTTAAGTTTTCAGTTTTACATAAGCAATTGATTCTTTCTTTTTACTGTTTGCGATTTTAATTTACTATTGATTTAGGGGGTTTTGAGTTTAAAACTGAACTTGAATTGGGTTTTTTGTTTGATTTATTATTTATAGATGAATGTTTGTGGCTAACCCGATTGTGACGTGTTATTGGTTCGGTTTGTTGCCAACCCGAATCTTTATGTCCAGGTAACTTCTTTATATACAACCTTTTTGTAAGGCTTGGCCACGTTTGATTCGCATTTAATTCATCGTCTTCAGTCACAAATTTCTTAGCTCTTAATCAGTTCACTGTTTATTCTCTGTCTTTACATTCTGATTGTTGGGTGGATGCTGGTAGTTGGAGTTCGTAGCTAGGGCCGTCTTCTCAGCAACCGTGGTTCATGACTAATACGCCGTTATTGTTGTGCCTGATGTAAGTATCCGTGCATAAGAATACAAGCCATGGAGATTATCAAACAAAAGAACAATGTGCAGACGTTTTCCAGTATATTCTTCCATACGCTAAGGCTTCTTCTGTAAGCCTTTCATAAATCATAATCAGTTGAGAGATGACGAGATGAGCAAAAGGCATAGCATCGCGGCGTCCTCTGTGAGAGATGACGAGAGTATGGACAGTTCGCCGTCGGTTCCGAGTTCCTATTTTACCGCACTATTGTGTGCATAGTCATTGCTAGAATGGCTTTATAGTATGTATTTCAGCATCTGTGTTAAACTTAAAAACGACAGTCGAGGTGGCGGTTGTGGAGGAAGTCGTGGCGGTGGTCGAGTTGCAGTCGAGGCGGAGGTGGAGGCGGTGGAGAAGGCGGAGCTTTGTCGACTCTACTGCAACACTTACGAGGTTcttgaaaatcataaaaatgggAAAAAACATGAACAGAATATGGAAATACAGGAAGAATTACAGCGGCTTGTGGGAAAAACACAAATGTCGGTTCCCATGGAGAGCCGGAAGTCAAAGTCGAAAGTCAAATGATGCAGGCTGAAGGACAAGGGAATAGTTTAAAGAGAAAAATGAGAGAGGAAATACTAACCAATTATTATTGCAATGTTCTTGACATCAGTCGTAAGGAATCGAGATGGTGAAGTCCCGTTATACCCTTTTCAGAACCAAACATTTCTCCTTTAAGTGGGAACCCTCATTTGTTTAGAGTTCATACGTTCGGGTAAGTTAAATTTATCTATAGACAGAACTCATGAGTCATGATTAGCTTccaattttgtttttgtttttgtttttatgagGTTATCTTGACTAATCTAAGTTATGTTGTTCAGTGAACGACATAATGTACGTTGCTTAATGTGATGCAAAATTCAAATAGAGGAACACCTTTGTTTTATTCTTTTCTGACGGTGAGAATATTTTTCACTTCCAACCAGGCTGCAGCGGACCTGGCTTTTATATATGGGGAGGTGTGGATCTTTTTAGCTACAGGAGAGGTTTATTGACACGTCTTAGTGGAAAGGTGAAAAAATAAAGTGCAGTATCAATTTCAGTGAGCCAACCTTAGGTTAAAATGCTTAGTATGTGCTCTGAAGAGAGTCCCTTGTTCTGGATGCTTAGTGAGTTGGTGAAGCTAGCAAACCACAACAGTTCAGTGGCCAATCTTATTTTTGCATGTTTGCATCGCTGAATATTTCCATCGCTTATTCAACCATATTTTTTCTCACGGTATATTGTTTTGTATTATTAAAGTATATTGTTTGAAAATGGAATTGGAT is from Helianthus annuus cultivar XRQ/B chromosome 9, HanXRQr2.0-SUNRISE, whole genome shotgun sequence and encodes:
- the LOC110874090 gene encoding uncharacterized protein LOC110874090; translated protein: MELFKKAKTIRLRSIKDKYMIADDDEQTVSQDRDGSIEKAEWEVFPTGEKYIRFKSCYGKYLMASNTPFLQGVKGKRVIQTELKPDLDGSVNWEPLRDGFQVRLKTHTGTFLRPIGGLPPWRNNITHDNPHRPKTKEKILWDIEIVEHLPSYRKTNSDSQLYSMLDPK